The following is a genomic window from Brachionichthys hirsutus isolate HB-005 chromosome 15, CSIRO-AGI_Bhir_v1, whole genome shotgun sequence.
GATTTAACGCGTTACGTGTTCGTTTAAAACCCAGTGGCTGCGACTATGTCGGACAGAGTCTGTGTGGCCAGCGTGCTCAGCACGTGGCTGGGCACCGACGGCGGCGCGAGCAGGAAGAGCTGGTGCTGAGGAGTCTGCAGTCCGTAGCATTTGCACTCTTCTGTAACCAGATAGCACTGAAGGGGCTGATGGGAGAATCCAAAGACGTCGTCTTTAGCGCCCCCCTCCTCTGCGGAGACGCTCGAGGCGTCCTCCCGGGCGAAGTAGCGCGTTGTGCCGAAGATGTAGAAGAGCTTCAGCAGCTCCCAGCAGCGGCCCTTGGACGGTAATGGGGGGCCGCTCTGTGGGCGAGCCGTCTGCACGCTGGAGACGGAGCGATGCGTTTCGCGGTTGATGAGAAGCAGCGCCAGCACGTCGGGTCGTAAGGTCACGGATCCCGGGAGGCATCGCTCTCCGGTAGCCAGACAGTCCCTCAGGGCGTCCATCGCAGGCCTCCAGAAACGCACCACCAGCCCACTCTCGGCTCCGTGCAGGGACGGGGTCGGGCCGCAGAGGACGCACACGTCTGCCCCGGGGAGCAGCCGGAAGCGGAGGAGGCGGTGGGCCACGGTGGGGCTGCCCTGAGGCAGGAACACCGGATAGTCGCAGGAGGCGGATCCGGACGCCGAGAGGGACCGCATCAAAGCGGAGAGCAGCACGATTTCCTGAGGCGCCAGGCGCCACCACTTCTCCGTGGCGGCGGCTATTCGCCCGTGAATGACGAGACAGCCGAACTCGCTGTCGGCGCACTGGGCAAACCCGTCCACGGCCTCCTGGAGCAGGGTGGGGTCGGGCGGCAGCAGCAGATCCGCGCAGTGCGTCAGGTTACCCAGGACGCCCTCCgacctctcctccagcagctgatcgaTGAGGCCGAAGCAGGACCTCAGGTCCTTCTTCAGCCTCTCGACATTCCTGACGCTCACCAGCTCGTCTCGGCCCAACACCAGCACCATGCAGCTCCACGCGTTCTCCAGGAGGCGGCGCAGGTGCACCTCGGTCGCACTGCTCCTGCCCGCCGCAGCGCCTCGTCCGCCTCCGGTCGCAGCGATGAGCATCACGCTGTCTTGGAAAACTCTCCACACCACCCTGCCGCCGCCCTCGGTCTCGCAGCAGGACAGGGCGACCCCCTGGCCGCCCCCGAACATGTGGACGCCATTCAGGGAGCCGATGACGGAGAAGGGCAGCTGTTTGGGGGCCCCCCGTGTGAAAAGAGGAACGCCACTGCTGGCTGTGAGACAGAGGAGCTGAGTGGAGCCATCCTGAAGCATCatggtgaaggggggggggggggcgctctcgTTTACAGTCGTATTTCTGCCGTAGTGCAATAATTAGCCAGGAAGAAACCAGTTCCAAATGATCCGATTGGCTACCTGTGTTATAACCGAGCAGTCCAGCGTGGGCTCCGGCGAGCCCTTAGCATCAGGCTAGCCGTTGAGATGGCTGAGCAGGGAGAACAACGACaatatctatcgatctatctacaTCTAGCTATCGTGGCTAGACCTCACGGTTGCCCACGCGTTCCGCGTGGCTAGCTGTGTTTAACATGctgagtaaaaacaaaacaagttacCGTCGTTTCCACAGTAACGCAGCCCCATGATTCATTCTTCAGATTGACGAGCTCATCCGGCTGGTCGCGTTGCAGTTATGATTTAGGAGGTCCGTTGTAAGGGAATTGGGAGCGCGACGAGGGGACTGATCTGGGTTCAGTTCTCGGAGTACATAGACGTCGGCATGTTAACGTCTCGCGAGAGTTTAATAAATTGCCCCAACAGCTGGGAGTGCTGTGATGAGCTTCACGAACTAAATAGATCGGGAactgttttattaaattaatgagTTGTTCATATTGATTGTGATTGATGAGAAAATTGATTAAGTATAAATCTTCATAATATATTGTGCTTTTTCACAAGAGAAAGTTCAACACTGGTCATGATGTCCCACCACCATATGCAAGTTCAGTCAATGGgttaaaaacaccccccccccccccccccctcactttttTGAGTTGATGTTTAAAATTGGGAAATGTCAGTTCTTtgctttttatatttaatatttgaatatCTAAAGGGCATCGTCTGCTTTTTACAACTGCTTCTTGAACAGATTAAAGAAACATCTGAAAGCACGTTCATCTCTTTCAAGTTATTAGGTGGCATAACTTCAGTCTCAAGACACAGGAAACACCAATATGTAAACACTTTAGTAAagaatgttttttattcattaaatacaaaaaagtcCAGAAGAGTGATGACTAAAATAGAACGATAGAAAAGGCACAATAATTTTTGTCGAAAATCATACTGTGCCATGAAAAATAATCTGGTCTCCTTTCTTCTACTGTGGCTGAAAATAGATGGTCATCTTCCTGACGTGATTCGAATATGTTCTACGCTCAAGAGATCCCATGGCAGTATAATGGCTTGGCATGACGAGCAGTGTTGAGGTCGACTTTTCCCTGTAGCATCAAAATGAAGgcctgaaagagaaaaataaatacaaataaaaacacaaggaaGGACACAAACCGTTTGGAAGAAATGAATGCCAGCAAACTGACATAAACATCTACAAATACATGAATTTTCATTCAATCATGTCCCGTTTCTGAGGAGCTGTAGACTCATTATGTATGTACAACATACGGTATCAGCTTTAGCATTATTACGTGGAAATATTCATTTTGAATGACATGGGCATTCATGTACATAGCAAATATGCAAAAACTTGTTAGAATATTGAGATTATTTCCTCAAAAATGAAGTTTTAACAAGCTGGCAACAAGAACCGCCTATATTTTGACTGCCAACAATAGAAATATAAAGGTTTACTGACTGACAAAACAATGTTAAGCAGGCACGAAAGGGAAGACTCGTCTCATTCAAAGTGCATTCACTCTGACAAATATTCACACCAACCGCTGGGCTGTAGAgttcttttgtttatttattttacatgcgTTGATGAGGGACTCACCAATGGTTACAGTGATTTCACAAGAAGGAGCAGACTTTCTGTGGCCTGAAAGGGTTGGTGCTGGAGGACACACCGGTGAGGAGAGGATCCTGCAAAGCGTTCTGCATGCAGAACTGTTGAAGGTCAGCCGCTGCCTGGGAGACCTGGAACCAACACGGTAATCACAATTCAAACACGTTAAAGGGGGGATTTGTAATGTTGCTAAACAGAACTCCGTCCGTAGCGCCGCAGTGAGCCTTCTGAGGTACCGCGGGGGGCTTCTCGTATCGGTACAATCAGACTTCACTCAACCGCATGATGCAAATCCAAGGATCCAGCATGTTTAGCATTTGTCCATGCtacatatacattatatattgtAATGATCCCTAGCCGACgttacaataaatatatatatatatgaaaatatatatgCTTCCATTGACGATTACTTCGATTAAGTATCCTACTTCTACGTCCTCAGTTTGTCCGCGTCGGTTCCGAGTAACTCGGGTCACGGTAAAtcatgactttctgttatgctACAACTCCAGTAATCGTTAAGCTAGAAGACATCGCAGCAAACTCAATTTAATGTTCCACTTCGTTCGTCAGATGACAGAAACTCAGCGGCGCAAAGTTATCAGACTTAATTTGAGTACTTCCCCCTTCGGCCGAAACAACGCCCTTCGCTGCCTACCGACTAGCGGCTAATAACGCTGCTAGCCTCCAACAAGCTAGCGAACCCGCGTAGCGGTTTAGCTTTCCTCCGTTATTTGACagaaacagcaacaaaacacactttaccTTCACTCTGTTTATGCTCGCCTCGAAGCGGAGCTGCTGTACGACTTTTTTCATGGCTACGAGATTGGAGGAACCCGACATTCTCCTGGTGTTTGTGGAAAAATTCACGCCAAACTGTGGGTGGGTCTGGATGCTGAAACAAAGctaaagatgatgatgacatccgGGTTCCGGTTGTTCTAGTTGCAAATCAGACTCCAAGACACCAGATGGCGCTACAATACCAGataaaaccttttctttttttgaaaaaaCTTTATTGCGCTACTGCAGCAGAGAAGATAAACCCCAGCCTATTGCCAACATACGAGTCATTCAGTTATGTTAAATTATAAATCTATAATTTACAATATGTTAAAAGACTTTTTTAAAACAGTCAAAAATCAAACATAATCCCAACATAAAGAAAACCAAGAAACTATTCAACATCAAACACTCAGTTTAGTGCTCAATATATACCCCTGAACAGAACTATAAATCTGATTGGTCAGTGTTGATTGTTtataag
Proteins encoded in this region:
- the fuz gene encoding protein fuzzy homolog, with the translated sequence MMLQDGSTQLLCLTASSGVPLFTRGAPKQLPFSVIGSLNGVHMFGGGQGVALSCCETEGGGRVVWRVFQDSVMLIAATGGGRGAAAGRSSATEVHLRRLLENAWSCMVLVLGRDELVSVRNVERLKKDLRSCFGLIDQLLEERSEGVLGNLTHCADLLLPPDPTLLQEAVDGFAQCADSEFGCLVIHGRIAAATEKWWRLAPQEIVLLSALMRSLSASGSASCDYPVFLPQGSPTVAHRLLRFRLLPGADVCVLCGPTPSLHGAESGLVVRFWRPAMDALRDCLATGERCLPGSVTLRPDVLALLLINRETHRSVSSVQTARPQSGPPLPSKGRCWELLKLFYIFGTTRYFAREDASSVSAEEGGAKDDVFGFSHQPLQCYLVTEECKCYGLQTPQHQLFLLAPPSVPSHVLSTLATQTLSDIVAATGF
- the gng5 gene encoding guanine nucleotide-binding protein G(I)/G(S)/G(O) subunit gamma-5, translating into MSGSSNLVAMKKVVQQLRFEASINRVKVSQAAADLQQFCMQNALQDPLLTGVSSSTNPFRPQKVCSFL